The following coding sequences lie in one Maribacter forsetii DSM 18668 genomic window:
- the nqrE gene encoding NADH:ubiquinone reductase (Na(+)-transporting) subunit E — protein MLEHVELFFKSIFIDNMVFAVFLGMCSYLAVSKKVATAVGLGAAVIFVLAVTVPMNWLLDKYLLQDGALVWLGPEYADYNLSFLSFILFIATIATMVQLVEIVVEKFSPSLYNSLGIFLPLIAVNCAILGGSLFMQAREIETFGLAFNYGVSSGIGWFLAILAIAAIREKIRYSNVPAPLRGLGITFIITGLMGIGFQSFGGMLTGGGDDAEEANEQVNQVQPEMITPVKEEVVVDKNEEIDEKVISYNDVNK, from the coding sequence ATGTTAGAACATGTAGAATTATTTTTTAAGTCCATCTTTATCGATAACATGGTATTTGCCGTGTTCTTGGGGATGTGTTCTTATTTAGCGGTATCCAAGAAAGTGGCTACTGCAGTTGGTTTAGGTGCTGCTGTAATATTCGTATTGGCGGTTACAGTACCTATGAACTGGTTGTTAGATAAATATTTGTTGCAAGATGGTGCATTAGTTTGGCTAGGTCCTGAATATGCAGATTACAACCTTAGCTTTCTATCCTTTATCCTATTCATTGCTACCATTGCAACAATGGTACAACTGGTAGAGATTGTGGTAGAGAAATTTTCACCTTCTTTATATAACTCATTGGGTATTTTCTTGCCTTTGATTGCGGTAAACTGTGCAATTCTTGGTGGATCATTATTCATGCAGGCAAGAGAAATTGAAACTTTTGGTTTGGCTTTTAACTACGGTGTAAGTTCTGGTATTGGTTGGTTCTTGGCAATTTTGGCGATTGCCGCCATTCGTGAGAAAATTAGATATAGTAATGTTCCTGCTCCTTTAAGAGGTTTGGGTATTACATTTATCATTACCGGTCTTATGGGAATTGGCTTTCAGAGTTTTGGTGGTATGTTAACCGGTGGCGGTGATGATGCTGAAGAAGCTAATGAGCAGGTTAATCAGGTTCAGCCAGAAATGATAACTCCTGTTAAAGAAGAGGTAGTAGTAGATAAGAACGAAGAAATAGACGAAAAAGTTATTTCTTATAACGACGTAAACAAATAA
- a CDS encoding NADH:ubiquinone reductase (Na(+)-transporting) subunit D: MALLSKKDTNLITDPLADNNPITIQVLGICSALAITAELKASLVMAISVMFVLGAGNVVISLMRNIIPSKIRIIVQLIVVATLVIIVDQVLKAFAYELSKTLAVFVGLIITNCIIMGRFEAFALANGPWRSFLDGIGNSLGYGVILIIVGFFRELLGSGTLFGIPVLGDPIEKTGLYATGYENNGFMIIPPAALIVVGIIIWVQRSRNPALVEEN, encoded by the coding sequence ATGGCACTACTATCAAAAAAAGATACAAATCTTATTACGGATCCATTAGCGGACAATAACCCAATTACTATTCAGGTATTAGGTATTTGTTCTGCATTGGCAATTACAGCAGAGTTGAAAGCATCTTTGGTGATGGCAATTTCTGTAATGTTCGTTTTAGGAGCGGGTAACGTGGTAATCTCTTTAATGAGAAACATTATTCCTTCCAAAATTAGAATTATCGTTCAACTTATTGTTGTTGCTACCTTGGTAATTATTGTGGATCAGGTACTAAAAGCTTTTGCTTATGAATTAAGTAAAACCTTAGCGGTATTTGTTGGTCTTATTATTACGAACTGCATTATTATGGGTCGTTTTGAGGCATTTGCATTGGCAAATGGACCATGGCGTTCATTTTTAGACGGTATTGGTAACTCTTTAGGTTACGGTGTAATCTTAATAATAGTCGGTTTCTTTAGGGAATTATTAGGTTCTGGTACCTTATTCGGTATACCTGTATTGGGGGATCCAATCGAGAAAACAGGTCTATATGCTACCGGTTATGAGAATAACGGTTTTATGATTATACCGCCTGCGGCATTGATTGTAGTAGGTATTATCATTTGGGTACAACGTTCAAGAAATCCTGCACTTGTAGAAGAGAATTAA
- a CDS encoding Na(+)-translocating NADH-quinone reductase subunit C — translation MALKTDSNVYTVVFAAVMVVVVGSILAFLASFLSPNIKENERFEKQQNILYAMGVNENGDDTGSVNFIPTDVVENEFASYIKEQLVIQGDKITEDNEAYLIDLKKQLAAMKKGEDYKLPVFIGEKEGEKFYIVPMYGKGLWDAIWGFIALDDTMTVQGVYFDHKGETPGLGANIKMRYFMDDFKGETILDGTKYAGISVAKGNNDPLNKTKDDNEVDALAGATITGNGVSAMISETVKLYKPYLETIRVK, via the coding sequence ATGGCACTAAAGACAGATAGTAACGTTTATACAGTAGTTTTTGCTGCTGTTATGGTTGTGGTAGTTGGGTCAATACTTGCGTTTTTGGCTTCATTTTTAAGCCCTAACATCAAAGAGAATGAACGTTTTGAGAAGCAGCAAAACATTCTTTACGCAATGGGTGTTAATGAAAATGGAGATGATACGGGTAGTGTTAACTTTATTCCAACAGATGTTGTTGAAAATGAGTTTGCAAGTTATATCAAAGAGCAATTGGTTATACAGGGTGATAAAATCACTGAAGATAACGAGGCTTATTTAATTGATTTAAAAAAGCAATTAGCTGCTATGAAAAAGGGTGAGGATTATAAATTACCCGTATTCATTGGAGAAAAAGAAGGTGAGAAGTTTTACATCGTTCCTATGTACGGTAAAGGTCTTTGGGATGCTATTTGGGGTTTTATCGCCTTAGATGATACAATGACTGTTCAAGGTGTATATTTTGATCACAAAGGGGAAACCCCAGGTTTAGGTGCCAATATTAAAATGCGTTATTTCATGGACGATTTTAAAGGTGAGACCATTCTTGATGGTACCAAATATGCTGGTATCTCTGTTGCTAAGGGTAACAATGATCCATTGAACAAAACAAAAGATGATAATGAAGTAGATGCCTTAGCTGGTGCTACCATTACCGGTAACGGTGTTTCTGCTATGATCAGCGAAACTGTCAAATTATACAAACCTTATTTAGAAACAATTAGAGTAAAGTAA